The region ggtcgaataaagtgcgtaacagaaataaaaatggcggcaggattaacttccttccaaagtgctccaaactcgattacagactcgattacacagtgtggcaacactccgatgtgaagcgattaccacttttacacaatactgatatatgcctagttgtaactaagtttggatgatgaaacaattgaAATCAAGGCTCTATTTATAAgcaaggaaaataatggaaatgacaaggatgcccttcagtttgaaaatgggagggaaacaTATTGTTCTTATGGCGTCCGCCATAACATCATGGCACCCGCCATAGGAGTAAATTGTGGCGCCCAAGTGGAGATCGTGGGAGTTGAGGAGGAGTTGAAttaggacacgtcatggctggacccatggcgccagccacagtgggagccacaagtgtaaaatgctgatttttaggctttttagctcattttcgctccttttctcgatcggggctccgattagactgaaaacctgcaaacaaagaaaaacataataataacataacaaaataacaataaaacaactaaaatgcatgcgaaaccggagtcgaaaatacggtgaatttcagtgtcatcaacTGTTGGAGGGCAAAATGGGGAAAATACTTTGAGCGActgtccactgttggatgggaaAGGAATGATAATATGTACTATCATTTCGCCCATAAATgcagtgacatgtgtgatgtatagtgttgtccttgcccatgaaatcaggtagtggaaaggttgttcgatttatactatgtactatttgatcacgttcccatttgatattatcttcagattcattggcttctgataaaagatgattgaagcatgaCGTGAATAAGTAGAGAGCtagattcagaaacttcagaatattgggtcagaaccttgacagcgtcagtagtctggcttAAGGTTTTCAGtatcttcagtcagaaccttgataacttcaattgtctatcttgagatcttcataatcttcagctacataacacaacttcagaagcctaccattcttcagaagtttggggATCAGAGTCACATCCATAAGCAAGAACCGAGAGAACATTGTAGCAGCAACATAgagtctcctcagaagcttctgatgggtgaaataacatagaagcagaaagaacattgcaacaacaatattgatgtctttcagaacttctaattgcAGGCGCAAAAGTGGATTTGAAACGCaaagttcagaaactgatgatattgcacatcatatgatcagaatcagaactggttgttaagactacacaataacaaatcattagggtaccaaaattgctctcacacaaatacaacattgttataatcaaaactcaaggtataaaagcagaaccaaatcttgttctaacaagATCATGATGTCAAGTCAAATGTTGTCGTTGGTGATGCTATTGAGTCAGCGTCTCAAGATGATATGGAGGTTCCTCCTCAGGCTAGTATTGATTCATGATTTATTTGATACGGAGGTCTCGACTCGAGTTGATAAGAAATCTTCTATACACATATGAATGGTTCCTTTGAGGGCCTAATGAACCTACCTTGCTTTATCGAATCTTTTAACATAATGTATATACTAACGTAATACGTGAATTGTTAAAATCTAATAGAAttcaaatttaaaattttaaGAAAAACACATTTTTAACACCCTAACTCATCTCCAACAAACAAACCCTGGAGATTAAAATTGAAagttattattgttattattattattatttattattattattattattattattattattattattattattatataattaaataaaatattttttatgtgTAGACGGTTTTACAATAACTATACAAAACTTACGAATTTGAATATATGAATAAGGGTTCAGCTTAACAATATTCATTTGTCGGTTGagtaaattttttataaacaaatttaatatatttttaaataaaataataataatgaataGATTTAATATTTTCAAAAGATTAAAGATAGTGTATTATATGTGTAAAATTGTTTTACACTATTATTCAATAGAATTTTAACATAAAATTAAATTacatttattttaaaattaaaagtgTGAGTTAACATAATACATATCCTTTATTAATTAAGagtgtaaaaatattttaaatattttttttctcactttttAGTACGGAGTCAAAGTAACAATAATCACTAAAACAAATCTAATTATGAAATTCAACTTTAATATCAATATTTATCGGATAAActattataatatatatatatatatatatatatatatatatatatatatatatatatatatatatatatatatatatatatatataatatatatatatatatatatatatatatatatatatatatatatgatcgACTAATGATTATGTTGGTGAGACATTTAAAATGTGAATACTCTTGATCAATGATAAAAATTATTAATGACAAGATAAAAAAAGGTTGGCTTTAAAATAACTATTTTAATGAAATAGATTCTACAAGAGGGAATAACCTAAACAACACGTTTCAATGTCCCAAAACGATGGTAAACCAAAAATATACTTAAGTAATCCATCACTTGGTCACTTTCATTGAGTCACGGAAAACTTTCAAACTTCACATCCATAACATATGCATAGGAAAGTTTGTTGAACCATGATAATCACTTTCTTTACGATACATTACCACTCTTTTCCTATATAAATACTCATACTCATAACTTGTAACTCATCACCAAGTTTTCTGTCATTAAACCTGCCTAATTTTCTCTCTCCCAAGCTTAGAAAACAGCTGGTAATTAACCAACCATGGCCTTCACCAAATATACCCTAATCTTGGCACTTCTCTGCTATATCCTTATACAAGAGGTAAAAAAAAATTTATTACAATATTTAGTGACAGAATTTGAAATAAATTTCTTGCTAAATTTTCTCGCTATTTTTATGGAATATTTCAGTTGGAGATCCATAGTGGAAATCAACACATGGTTGCTGCTGGAGAGATAGGTGTGTGTGTCATTGCAGAAATATATCCTCACTCTTACTGTTAACAACTTTATTGATATAACTGAATTTGCATGTTGCAGATTGTAATGGTAAGTGCAATTATAGGTGCAGCAAAGCTTCAAGGGAAAAGATATGTATGAGGGCATGCAGTGATTGTTGTAGAATATGCAACTGTGTGCCACCAGGCACATCTGGGAATAGAGATTTGTGTCCTTGTTATGCATCCATCACCACACATGATGGAAAGCTCAAGTGTCCATAGATATATAATATAACTCATCACTACTTTTATATAAATTATATTTGAAGCTACCTTTATTATATGCATGTTGTTAAGGAGCCAGTAGTGCTGTTTCAAACTGACAATTAATGAAGTTTGTTATATGAATAAAAAGAAAGAAGTTTGTTATATGAATAAAAAAAAGAAGTTTATTAAGGATGAGATTGAAAACATATGAAAAAATAtgagaaaaaatagagaaaatcAATTCTCAACTTTCATAGATTCACTAGTTTTTTTATGACAAATAGAATATATTCACTAGTGACTTGCTTTAGGGTCTCTTTGATTAGAGAAGAATGAAGGAGAGAGTTGGAAGGGAGAGCGGTAATGCTTTAAGTTTTAGTGATTTGGTTTTTTTAGAGGTGAGAGATTCAAATT is a window of Lathyrus oleraceus cultivar Zhongwan6 chromosome 6, CAAS_Psat_ZW6_1.0, whole genome shotgun sequence DNA encoding:
- the LOC127093177 gene encoding gibberellin-regulated protein 2, with the translated sequence MAFTKYTLILALLCYILIQELEIHSGNQHMVAAGEIDCNGKCNYRCSKASREKICMRACSDCCRICNCVPPGTSGNRDLCPCYASITTHDGKLKCP